In a genomic window of Spirosoma agri:
- a CDS encoding TonB-dependent receptor, translating to MKKREPVCAGYSPGRPANWLMRLMNRSLAPLFLLVACTSFSFAFDGHGQELMNRTVTLKVDNQRLRTVLSQIEQQTAARFVYSSKSINVNQPITIAVTEKRLNEALNELLKPLKLTYRLVGGQIVLEADSDSHTSIGVGSEAADRAVSGTVTDEKKAGLPGVSVVVKGSNRGSTTDANGQFKLTIPDGNGVVLTFSFVGYQSQDVPVSSQSSINVSMVPDVSALEEVVVIGYGAVRKKDLTGSVVQLKGEQLKEVPTANVLEAAQGKIAGADITRSSGQAGARVNISIRGNRSIGGNNSPLIIVDGIQYNNLEDINSNDIETMDVLKDASSTAIYGSRGSNGVILITTKKGRSGKPDISFNAYSGISQATMYPKAMDINAFRDFKREAWRAGGVWKSPADDAAIFTNVAEYDALQKGVWTDFQDALIHNGLQQDYQVGIRAGTDRLKSYVSVDYFNEKGILKLDELKRYTGRLNVDFTINDWMKIGLQSQLTYYNQSVRRDPLNQANKISPLGSLYDANGNFNYIMLDGQTANPLSDEQPNVFNNTVLTTRVLTNGYLELTPLKGLMIRSTLGVNLASVRDGAYSSPKSIDRSLTGKSLATYNTSSGRSLNWENVVTYQRTIGQHALTLTGIASYLSNSSDNASASGVNQLLPSQLFYSIGSATEEIKINSAYSQNNLVSFAGRLNYAFRDRYLLTVTAREDGSSKLAVGNKWTFFPSAALAWRVIEEKFMQNVKGLSDLKLRASYGVAGNDPSGPYATQTTLTRIAFGYDEAAAPAYTFSRNVGNAALGWELSYTKNIGLDFGLFNGRINTSVDYYDTRTQDLLLDRGLPPTTGVTTVKQNIGKTRNRGLEITLGSTNIRTPNLSWTSNVTFTKNKEEITELVTGSNDIGNGWFVGSPISVYYDYEKLGIWQTSEAEAAAKLSPTQLPGEIKVRDQNGDGKIDAVNDRIILGTPRPRWSGGFDNTVKFKGFDLNVFLYARIGQMINSDRSARFDQQGVGNSTAGLDYWTPENPTNAYPRPNRNGGLKYLSTLGYVDGTFARIRNITLAYNVPVKVLPKAIRGVRLYVTGKNLFTFTKLNYDPERGGSENFPMTKLYVFGLNVNL from the coding sequence ATGAAAAAAAGAGAACCTGTATGTGCAGGCTACTCGCCGGGCCGCCCGGCTAATTGGCTGATGCGGCTCATGAATCGATCGCTTGCCCCACTTTTTCTGCTGGTAGCCTGTACGAGTTTTTCGTTCGCCTTCGATGGGCATGGGCAGGAATTGATGAACCGAACCGTTACGCTCAAAGTCGACAACCAGCGACTCCGGACGGTACTGTCCCAAATTGAACAGCAAACGGCTGCCCGCTTTGTCTACAGCTCGAAGTCGATCAACGTCAATCAGCCCATCACGATTGCCGTTACGGAGAAACGCCTGAACGAAGCCCTGAACGAGCTGCTTAAACCGCTGAAACTAACGTATCGACTGGTCGGCGGACAAATTGTGCTGGAAGCCGATTCCGACTCACACACCAGTATCGGCGTAGGGAGCGAAGCCGCTGACCGGGCGGTATCGGGTACGGTAACCGACGAGAAAAAAGCAGGATTGCCGGGTGTTAGTGTTGTTGTGAAAGGATCGAATCGCGGTTCGACAACGGACGCGAATGGGCAATTTAAACTAACGATACCGGATGGCAATGGCGTCGTGCTGACGTTTTCGTTTGTCGGCTACCAGAGTCAGGACGTACCCGTAAGCAGTCAGTCGAGTATCAACGTGTCGATGGTCCCCGACGTTTCCGCACTGGAAGAAGTGGTAGTGATCGGATACGGCGCTGTTCGGAAAAAAGACCTGACCGGCTCCGTTGTTCAACTCAAAGGTGAGCAACTAAAGGAAGTGCCGACGGCCAACGTGCTGGAAGCGGCTCAGGGCAAAATTGCCGGTGCCGATATTACCCGAAGCAGCGGCCAGGCGGGTGCCCGCGTGAACATCTCGATTCGCGGTAATCGCTCCATTGGCGGTAACAACTCCCCGCTGATCATCGTGGATGGCATTCAGTATAACAATCTGGAGGATATCAATTCCAACGATATTGAAACGATGGATGTGTTGAAAGATGCCTCATCGACCGCGATCTACGGGTCGCGCGGGTCGAACGGGGTTATTCTGATCACCACGAAAAAAGGTCGTTCGGGCAAGCCGGATATCTCCTTCAATGCGTACTCCGGTATTTCGCAGGCAACGATGTATCCGAAAGCGATGGACATTAACGCGTTCCGGGATTTCAAACGGGAAGCCTGGCGAGCGGGTGGTGTCTGGAAAAGTCCAGCCGATGACGCAGCTATCTTTACGAACGTGGCGGAATACGACGCCTTACAGAAAGGCGTCTGGACCGACTTTCAGGATGCGCTCATTCACAATGGCCTGCAACAGGATTACCAGGTTGGTATTCGGGCCGGCACCGATCGGTTGAAGTCATATGTATCGGTCGATTATTTTAATGAGAAAGGCATTCTGAAACTGGATGAACTGAAACGCTATACGGGACGACTCAATGTCGATTTTACGATCAACGACTGGATGAAAATCGGCCTGCAAAGTCAGCTTACGTATTATAACCAGAGCGTGCGGAGAGATCCGCTGAACCAGGCCAACAAAATCAGCCCGCTCGGTTCGCTGTATGATGCCAACGGTAATTTTAACTACATCATGCTGGATGGTCAAACGGCGAACCCACTCTCCGACGAGCAGCCGAATGTATTCAATAACACCGTGTTGACGACCCGCGTATTGACGAACGGCTACCTGGAATTAACACCCCTGAAAGGCCTGATGATCCGGAGCACGCTGGGTGTTAATCTGGCTTCTGTACGGGATGGCGCGTACTCATCGCCGAAATCCATCGACCGGTCACTCACCGGCAAATCGCTGGCGACCTATAACACCAGCAGTGGACGGAGCCTTAACTGGGAAAACGTAGTCACCTACCAGCGAACCATTGGTCAGCACGCCCTGACGCTGACCGGGATTGCCAGCTACCTGAGCAATTCATCCGACAATGCATCGGCGTCGGGTGTCAACCAGTTACTGCCGTCGCAGCTGTTTTACTCCATCGGCAGCGCCACCGAGGAAATCAAGATCAATTCGGCCTACTCGCAGAACAATCTGGTGTCCTTTGCCGGTCGGTTGAATTACGCCTTCCGCGATCGGTATCTGTTAACGGTAACGGCTCGCGAAGACGGTTCGTCGAAGCTAGCCGTGGGCAATAAATGGACGTTCTTCCCGTCGGCGGCTCTGGCGTGGCGCGTTATCGAAGAGAAGTTTATGCAGAATGTCAAAGGGCTAAGTGATCTGAAACTACGAGCCAGCTACGGGGTGGCGGGCAATGACCCATCGGGCCCCTACGCGACCCAGACAACGCTGACCCGGATCGCCTTTGGCTACGACGAAGCAGCCGCCCCCGCCTACACGTTTTCCCGGAACGTGGGCAACGCGGCCCTGGGTTGGGAGTTGTCGTACACGAAGAATATAGGGCTCGATTTTGGCTTGTTCAACGGTCGGATCAATACGTCCGTCGATTACTACGATACCCGCACGCAGGATCTGTTACTGGATCGGGGTCTGCCGCCAACGACCGGCGTAACGACGGTAAAGCAGAACATCGGCAAAACGCGCAACCGGGGCCTTGAGATCACATTGGGAAGCACCAACATCCGGACGCCAAACCTGAGCTGGACCAGTAACGTCACGTTCACAAAAAATAAGGAAGAGATTACCGAACTGGTTACGGGTAGCAACGATATTGGCAATGGCTGGTTTGTCGGTTCGCCGATCAGCGTGTATTACGATTACGAAAAACTGGGCATCTGGCAAACGTCCGAAGCGGAAGCAGCCGCAAAACTGTCGCCAACGCAACTACCGGGCGAAATCAAAGTCAGAGATCAGAACGGCGATGGCAAGATCGATGCCGTCAACGACCGGATCATTCTGGGAACACCCCGTCCCAGGTGGAGTGGTGGTTTCGATAATACCGTCAAATTCAAAGGGTTCGATCTGAACGTATTCCTCTACGCCCGCATTGGCCAGATGATCAACTCCGACCGTTCGGCCCGTTTCGATCAGCAGGGCGTTGGCAACAGTACGGCCGGTCTGGACTACTGGACGCCCGAAAATCCGACCAACGCGTATCCACGGCCCAACCGAAACGGGGGGCTGAAATACCTGTCGACCCTGGGGTACGTGGATGGCACCTTCGCCCGGATTCGGAACATTACCCTGGCCTACAACGTGCCCGTGAAGGTATTGCCAAAGGCTATCCGCGGAGTTCGGCTGTACGTAACGGGCAAGAATCTGTTCACGTTCACCAAACTAAACTACGACCCGGAGCGGGGTGGTTCGGAGAACTTCCCGATGACCAAACTCTACGTATTTGGCCTGAACGTCAATCTATAA
- a CDS encoding FecR family protein has translation MSRKKFGQLLQKYLRGECTPQEKQFVEHWYGLLETETGESRQELDPAELEGRLWNQIQQKMETDETPVIPIRTRSYRWIGIAASLLLVGIWFYVKPPVDLLVMQSLSADTQTDWTERSNPSGKPLVIRLEDGSTVQLAAHSSLRFPNHFAPEKRTVYLTGDAFFSIQKMSSRPFYVHTDKVVTKVLGTSFFVRTQLADRQIRVEVVTGRVTVYKEGGGKEKQSSPNGVVLSPNQMATFFSKEEHFVTGLVDAPQLIQPAVRDQTPLTFQFDDAPLAEVLKTLEQAYGIKIDVDNEQQKNCPLTANLTSQPLYTQLDIICAALRSTYEVHGTTILISGKGCVQ, from the coding sequence ATGAGCCGGAAGAAATTTGGGCAACTTTTACAAAAGTATCTACGCGGTGAATGTACCCCCCAGGAAAAGCAATTTGTCGAACATTGGTACGGCTTACTGGAAACGGAAACGGGTGAATCGAGGCAGGAACTTGATCCGGCTGAATTAGAAGGCCGTCTCTGGAACCAGATCCAGCAAAAAATGGAGACCGATGAAACGCCGGTTATTCCGATCCGAACCCGTAGCTACCGGTGGATTGGCATTGCAGCATCACTTCTTCTGGTCGGCATTTGGTTTTACGTGAAGCCACCTGTTGATCTACTAGTTATGCAGTCACTCTCGGCCGATACGCAAACGGACTGGACCGAGCGATCGAACCCTTCGGGCAAGCCCCTGGTCATACGCCTGGAAGACGGGAGTACCGTGCAGCTGGCGGCTCACAGTTCACTTCGGTTCCCTAACCACTTTGCCCCAGAAAAGCGAACGGTGTATTTAACGGGCGATGCGTTTTTTTCGATTCAAAAGATGTCGTCCCGCCCGTTCTATGTCCACACCGACAAGGTTGTGACCAAGGTGTTAGGGACAAGCTTCTTCGTTCGAACACAACTGGCTGATAGGCAAATACGGGTGGAGGTCGTTACGGGTCGCGTTACGGTCTATAAAGAGGGAGGGGGGAAGGAGAAGCAATCCTCACCCAACGGGGTGGTGCTCAGTCCCAATCAGATGGCCACGTTTTTCAGTAAGGAGGAACACTTCGTCACGGGACTTGTCGACGCACCCCAACTCATTCAGCCCGCCGTTCGTGACCAGACACCATTGACGTTTCAGTTCGATGATGCACCCTTGGCCGAGGTGCTGAAAACGCTCGAACAGGCGTATGGAATCAAGATTGACGTTGACAACGAGCAGCAGAAAAACTGTCCGCTTACGGCGAATCTGACCAGTCAGCCACTTTACACACAACTGGATATTATCTGCGCAGCGTTACGATCTACCTACGAAGTGCATGGAACCACAATCCTGATCAGTGGAAAAGGATGTGTGCAGTAA
- a CDS encoding RNA polymerase sigma factor encodes MNYKSLPDELLVIYLRNGDQRAFREIYQRYWKKLYSIARHKVQDLASVEELVQDIFLRLWERRESLRIDRLDAYLTTAVRYAIINHYKATLVQEKYAGHAFAAYTEASFITDEQLDLDELINAVEQHLNELPEKTRQIFRLNRLECQTVKEISSQLNVPERTVEYHISQAIKTLRHYLRDYLLAGLFMNLFL; translated from the coding sequence GTGAATTACAAATCGCTACCCGACGAATTATTGGTCATCTACCTCAGGAACGGAGATCAACGTGCTTTTCGGGAAATTTACCAGCGATATTGGAAAAAACTGTACAGCATCGCCCGGCATAAGGTTCAGGACCTTGCGTCTGTAGAAGAGCTCGTTCAGGACATTTTCCTGCGCTTGTGGGAACGCCGGGAATCACTGCGAATCGATCGATTGGATGCCTATCTGACCACGGCTGTCCGCTATGCCATTATCAATCACTACAAAGCGACGCTGGTTCAGGAAAAATACGCCGGTCATGCGTTTGCTGCCTACACCGAAGCGTCGTTCATCACGGACGAGCAACTGGACCTGGACGAATTGATCAACGCTGTAGAGCAACATCTGAATGAGTTACCCGAGAAGACCCGCCAGATATTTCGCCTGAATCGGCTGGAATGCCAGACCGTCAAAGAAATCTCGTCCCAGTTGAACGTTCCGGAGCGGACGGTCGAATACCACATCAGCCAGGCGATCAAAACCCTTCGTCATTACCTCCGTGATTACCTGCTGGCCGGCCTGTTTATGAATCTTTTTCTGTGA
- a CDS encoding LacI family DNA-binding transcriptional regulator, producing the protein MIKKTSLKDIAQVVGVSTTLVSYVLNNQKENRISKEVAQKIREVAKQLNYQPNQIAKSLKTNKSATIGLIVADISNPFSSSVARIIEDEADKQAYTVLFGSSDENPQKLEKLINTLLNRQVDGLIIAAPEGAERQLIALQQRTPFVLIDRYFPDVKTNYVALDNFQSIYEGVQHLVDSGFRRIGMVSFKTKLFHINERKRGYRAALQENDIPFVKSWLKELEPATVKTEMAKAIRSLMGGAQPVDAILFASNSLALYGLKQLNALSIRVPDDVAVLGFDQAEAYDLFHTPLTYIRQPLLEMGQLATRILVDTIQKTGTTTQVNLESELVIRASTQSVGLIRKDG; encoded by the coding sequence ATGATAAAAAAGACATCACTGAAGGATATAGCGCAGGTTGTAGGCGTTTCGACAACCCTGGTTTCGTACGTGCTGAATAATCAAAAAGAAAATCGGATCAGTAAAGAGGTAGCCCAAAAAATACGGGAGGTGGCCAAGCAACTGAATTATCAGCCCAACCAGATCGCTAAAAGTCTGAAGACGAATAAAAGCGCGACAATTGGTCTGATCGTCGCCGATATATCGAATCCGTTTTCCTCATCAGTGGCGCGTATTATCGAAGACGAAGCGGACAAACAGGCGTACACCGTGCTCTTTGGCAGCTCCGACGAGAACCCGCAAAAACTGGAAAAGCTAATCAATACGCTACTAAACCGGCAGGTCGACGGGTTGATCATTGCCGCGCCGGAAGGGGCGGAGCGGCAACTCATCGCCTTGCAGCAGCGCACACCGTTTGTGCTGATCGACCGCTACTTCCCTGACGTAAAAACCAATTATGTCGCACTAGACAATTTCCAGTCGATTTATGAAGGGGTGCAGCATCTTGTCGATTCCGGTTTTCGTCGGATCGGTATGGTCAGCTTCAAAACAAAGCTGTTTCACATCAACGAGCGCAAACGGGGTTACCGGGCTGCGCTTCAGGAAAATGACATCCCATTCGTCAAAAGTTGGTTGAAAGAACTCGAACCGGCTACGGTCAAAACGGAAATGGCCAAAGCCATCCGGTCCCTGATGGGCGGGGCACAACCCGTCGATGCGATTCTGTTCGCGTCGAATTCGCTGGCACTCTATGGATTAAAACAACTCAATGCGCTATCGATACGGGTGCCGGACGACGTAGCGGTCCTTGGTTTTGACCAGGCTGAGGCTTACGATCTGTTCCATACGCCCCTAACCTATATTCGCCAGCCTTTACTGGAAATGGGTCAACTGGCGACGAGAATTTTAGTGGATACCATTCAGAAAACTGGCACTACAACCCAGGTGAATCTGGAAAGCGAATTAGTGATCCGGGCCTCAACGCAATCAGTCGGGCTGATTCGGAAAGATGGCTAA
- a CDS encoding SemiSWEET family sugar transporter, with the protein MKAFEILGLIATVFTTGAYLPQAYKIIKTKSTHSLSTPTYTMIVIGSALWVVYAYDRQDVPVILANGITGLLSAAILFIKLTARSKMH; encoded by the coding sequence ATGAAAGCGTTTGAGATTCTTGGCTTAATAGCGACAGTCTTTACAACCGGGGCCTACCTTCCACAGGCGTACAAAATCATCAAAACGAAATCGACGCATAGTTTGTCCACGCCAACGTACACGATGATCGTGATTGGCAGCGCGTTATGGGTTGTGTATGCCTACGATCGTCAGGATGTGCCGGTTATTCTGGCAAATGGGATCACGGGGCTTTTGAGCGCGGCAATCCTGTTCATAAAGCTGACCGCCCGATCGAAAATGCACTAA